The Syntrophotalea acetylenivorans genome contains the following window.
AATGCCTCCTTATCAGCCAACAACAAAAAGGTCATCTCCGCAACCCGCTCACCGTGCGTACGCAAGCGTCGTCGTAACTCGGCCATGTCCACGGGTTCCTTACCGAGAAAAATGTCCCCGTCTTTGGACAGGTAGACCTTGATCTCTTTGATGTCCTGTGATCGTTGCTGACTGGACGACTCGGGAAGTTTAACCGAGATACCCGGTGTTTCAACAAAAGTAGTAGAAATCATAAAAAAGATCAGCAGCAGAAAAACCACGTCGACCATCGGTGTAAGGTCGACACGCGGGCTCTCCCGTTTTTTACGAAGAAAGGCCATGCTAGTCTCCCAGAAGATCTACCAGGC
Protein-coding sequences here:
- a CDS encoding ExbD/TolR family protein encodes the protein MAFLRKKRESPRVDLTPMVDVVFLLLIFFMISTTFVETPGISVKLPESSSQQRSQDIKEIKVYLSKDGDIFLGKEPVDMAELRRRLRTHGERVAEMTFLLLADKEALHGKVVALMDLAKETGFAKLAIATEQRERR